The following proteins are co-located in the Labrys monachus genome:
- a CDS encoding tagatose-bisphosphate aldolase — protein sequence MTRMTTAERRGYQQICGENGAMMVIACDQRGGMRSLLAADPAGQAAISDAVLADTKADITRYLANEASCVLLDAVCAVPHVVDQGILARDTGLLIGLDASGWDVEPGTGFRLSKLVPGIDARRVRELGGTGAKIMVYLRPDHPGADDRNLALLRRCIEDFAREDVLLVVEFLTYSVEGESKEAYAAAFPGLVEEGSRLSLECGAKVLKIPYPGTPEACATVTRMAGEVPWAVLSAGVDHATFLGQVETAMANGASGVIAGRSLWKDCISLDRSVTRERLTGVAVPRLREIQAVLARYGQPSQQAA from the coding sequence ATGACCAGAATGACGACGGCGGAACGGCGCGGCTACCAGCAGATCTGCGGTGAGAACGGCGCGATGATGGTGATCGCCTGCGACCAGCGCGGCGGCATGCGCAGCCTGCTCGCCGCCGATCCGGCCGGACAGGCGGCGATCAGCGACGCGGTGCTCGCCGACACCAAGGCGGACATCACGCGCTATCTTGCCAATGAGGCTTCCTGCGTGCTGCTCGATGCGGTCTGCGCCGTGCCGCATGTCGTCGATCAGGGCATCCTTGCGCGCGACACCGGCCTGCTCATCGGTCTCGACGCCTCCGGCTGGGACGTCGAGCCGGGGACCGGCTTCCGCCTTTCCAAGCTGGTGCCGGGCATCGATGCCCGCCGCGTCCGGGAGCTGGGCGGAACCGGGGCGAAGATCATGGTGTATCTGCGGCCCGACCATCCCGGCGCCGACGACCGCAACCTCGCGCTGCTGCGCCGCTGCATCGAGGACTTCGCCCGCGAGGACGTGCTGCTGGTGGTGGAATTCCTCACCTATTCGGTCGAGGGCGAAAGCAAGGAGGCCTATGCGGCCGCGTTCCCCGGCCTGGTGGAGGAAGGCTCGCGGCTGTCGCTCGAATGCGGGGCCAAGGTGCTGAAGATCCCCTATCCGGGAACGCCCGAAGCCTGCGCCACCGTCACGCGCATGGCGGGCGAGGTGCCCTGGGCCGTGCTGTCGGCCGGGGTCGACCACGCGACCTTCCTCGGCCAGGTCGAGACCGCCATGGCGAACGGCGCATCTGGGGTCATCGCCGGACGCTCGCTGTGGAAGGACTGCATCTCGCTCGACCGCAGCGTCACGCGCGAACGCCTGACCGGCGTCGCCGTGCCGCGCCTGCGCGAGATCCAGGCCGTCCTCGCCCGCTACGGCCAGCCCTCGCAGCAGGCGGCCTGA
- a CDS encoding ROK family protein codes for MPPFPSPTAIGIDIGGTKLCAAWVDRTGAILEHRSEPTSRQPAMLAAQILSLLQQLDRPPVAAIGIGVPGRVAPDRRTVLSGGYVDLTGFDLAGRLEQACGRPVVLDNDCTMALLGEMAVGGARGEADVAMLTIGTGIGGALVLNGEIVRGKAGAGQFGHVTVASPGEPCACGRRGCVETTSSGSALRRWIAEAGLDPSTTAQELFEREARGDAAARQVLHAWIGPLRLAIDSIVAAVDPSLVLLGGGLGEAAHRALRRLPAASPWFQCRVEAAMLGDRAGVIGCALTALDGASLRGVPERAMQGP; via the coding sequence ATGCCTCCCTTTCCGTCTCCCACGGCGATCGGAATCGACATCGGCGGCACCAAGCTGTGCGCAGCCTGGGTCGACCGCACCGGCGCCATCCTCGAACACCGGTCCGAACCGACCTCGCGCCAGCCGGCGATGCTCGCGGCGCAGATCCTCTCCTTGCTGCAGCAGCTCGACCGTCCCCCTGTCGCCGCGATCGGCATCGGCGTGCCCGGCCGCGTCGCGCCGGACCGGCGGACCGTGCTGTCGGGCGGCTATGTCGATCTCACCGGCTTCGATCTCGCCGGACGCCTCGAGCAGGCGTGCGGCCGGCCGGTCGTGCTCGACAATGACTGCACGATGGCATTGCTCGGCGAGATGGCGGTGGGCGGTGCCCGAGGCGAGGCCGACGTCGCCATGCTGACGATCGGCACCGGCATCGGCGGTGCGCTCGTCCTCAACGGCGAGATCGTGCGCGGCAAGGCCGGCGCGGGACAGTTCGGGCACGTCACGGTCGCCTCACCGGGCGAGCCCTGCGCCTGCGGCCGGCGGGGCTGCGTGGAGACCACGAGTTCGGGCAGCGCGCTTCGCCGCTGGATCGCCGAGGCGGGCCTCGACCCCTCGACGACGGCGCAGGAACTCTTCGAGCGCGAGGCCCGGGGCGACGCCGCGGCGCGGCAGGTCCTGCACGCGTGGATCGGCCCGCTTCGCCTGGCGATCGACAGCATCGTCGCCGCCGTCGATCCCTCTCTCGTCCTTCTCGGCGGCGGCCTCGGCGAGGCGGCCCATCGCGCCCTTCGCCGCCTGCCGGCTGCCTCGCCCTGGTTCCAGTGCCGGGTCGAGGCCGCCATGCTCGGGGACCGGGCAGGCGTCATCGGCTGCGCCCTGACCGCTCTCGACGGAGCATCGCTGCGCGGGGTGCCGGAACGGGCTATGCAGGGGCCATGA
- a CDS encoding AAA family ATPase has protein sequence MKTAILVNGVPASGKSTVCRALSHRFGWLILALDTVKEPFFDHLGIGDREFNRKLGRASAQAIWSIVAEGPPGLTVIVDAWFGFQPRDVLEAHLERAGITRTVEIWCHAPAALLAERYGARLGQRHAGHPGAAFIPELQALAARAEPLRRGLLYDVDTSGPIDFDAVETWLLLALAP, from the coding sequence ATGAAGACCGCCATCCTGGTCAACGGCGTTCCGGCGAGCGGCAAGAGCACCGTCTGCCGCGCTCTCTCCCACCGGTTCGGCTGGCTGATCCTTGCTCTGGACACGGTGAAGGAACCCTTCTTCGACCATCTCGGCATCGGCGACCGCGAGTTCAACCGCAAGCTCGGCCGGGCGAGCGCACAGGCGATCTGGTCCATCGTGGCGGAGGGGCCTCCCGGCTTGACCGTCATCGTCGACGCCTGGTTCGGCTTCCAGCCGCGCGACGTCCTCGAAGCCCATCTCGAACGCGCCGGCATCACCCGCACGGTGGAGATCTGGTGCCACGCCCCCGCCGCCCTTCTCGCCGAGCGCTATGGTGCCCGCCTCGGCCAGCGCCATGCCGGCCATCCCGGCGCGGCCTTCATCCCCGAACTCCAGGCCCTCGCCGCCCGGGCCGAGCCCCTGCGGCGCGGCCTGCTCTATGACGTGGATACGTCGGGCCCGATCGATTTCGATGCCGTCGAAACCTGGCTGCTGCTGGCGCTGGCGCCGTAG
- a CDS encoding sugar-binding transcriptional regulator: MLHTVAKLHYEADLSQVEIARRLQLSAATISRLLRRAREEGIVRIEIVDPVSPEEIEERLVQRLGLRRALVIDAPEAGTLASLAAPVGTMLKERGLGQGGVLAIGWGRAVRAVIQSGLPRLPGVVTVPANGAMQETAEHFQINEFVRLAAEQAGGSPRFLHAPYLPSKPLRDAFLADAGFQDTIALWDRVDAAIVGIGLPHAADPSQGRQVVTPDEIDLFGAVGDVIRHYFDVQGNLVPWDGENRLLAMSPAQLRAVPLVIGVAAAVAKAPAILGAARGGLVNALVTDMRTAQAILALP; encoded by the coding sequence ATGCTCCACACCGTCGCCAAGCTCCATTATGAGGCGGACCTCTCCCAGGTCGAGATCGCACGCCGGCTGCAGCTGTCGGCGGCGACGATTTCGCGGCTGCTGCGCCGTGCCCGGGAGGAGGGCATCGTGCGGATCGAGATCGTCGATCCGGTATCGCCGGAGGAGATCGAGGAAAGGCTGGTGCAGCGCCTGGGGCTGCGGCGCGCCCTGGTCATCGATGCGCCGGAGGCCGGCACACTCGCCTCGCTGGCCGCGCCGGTGGGAACGATGCTGAAGGAGAGGGGGCTCGGCCAGGGGGGCGTGCTCGCCATCGGCTGGGGGCGCGCGGTGCGGGCGGTGATCCAGTCGGGCCTGCCGCGCCTGCCGGGCGTCGTCACGGTCCCGGCCAACGGCGCCATGCAGGAAACCGCCGAGCATTTCCAGATCAACGAATTCGTGCGGCTGGCGGCCGAGCAGGCCGGCGGTTCGCCGCGCTTTCTCCATGCACCCTATCTGCCCTCGAAGCCGCTGCGCGACGCCTTCCTCGCCGATGCCGGCTTCCAGGACACCATCGCCCTGTGGGACCGGGTGGACGCCGCGATCGTCGGCATCGGGCTGCCCCATGCCGCCGATCCGAGCCAGGGACGCCAGGTGGTGACGCCCGACGAGATCGACCTCTTCGGCGCCGTCGGCGACGTGATCCGCCATTATTTCGACGTCCAAGGCAATCTCGTGCCCTGGGACGGCGAGAACCGCCTGCTGGCGATGTCGCCGGCGCAACTCAGGGCCGTCCCCCTCGTCATCGGCGTCGCCGCGGCGGTCGCCAAGGCGCCGGCCATTCTCGGCGCGGCCCGCGGCGGCCTCGTCAATGCGCTCGTCACCGACATGCGGACGGCCCAGGCGATATTGGCGCTGCCGTAA
- the gor gene encoding glutathione-disulfide reductase, which translates to MPQFDYDLFVIGAGSGGVRAARIAASHGARVAIAEEYRVGGTCVIRGCVPKKLFVLASRFADEFDEAAGFGWSVPAPSFSWRGLVEAKDREIARLENAYVANLEKSSVAIFPTRAEFVGAHTLRLDGGRLVSAAKILIATGGQPVRPHVPGAELALTSNEIFDLPALPETMIIVGGGYIAVEFACLLQRLGVGVTLIYRGEAILRGFDDDVRRVLTEAMGTAGVEVVTRTDLARIEATPNGRKVTLTDGRVREAGAVLVATGRRPNTGGLGLDTVGVEINAAGAVVVDDQSRTMAPLIWAVGDVTNRINLTPVAIREGHAFADTVFGNKPWIADHRHVPSAVFSTPEIGTVGLSEEEARAECGAGVSIYQTSFRAMKATLSGRTDRVFMKLVVDKATDKVIGVHIVGEGAAEMAQLLAISVRMGATKADFDATMPLHPTAAEELVTLRTPVR; encoded by the coding sequence ATGCCGCAATTCGACTATGACCTCTTCGTGATCGGCGCCGGCTCGGGGGGCGTGCGTGCCGCCCGCATCGCGGCATCGCATGGCGCGCGCGTGGCGATCGCCGAGGAATATCGCGTCGGCGGCACCTGCGTCATCCGCGGCTGCGTCCCCAAGAAGCTCTTCGTGCTGGCGAGCCGCTTCGCCGACGAGTTCGACGAAGCGGCCGGCTTCGGGTGGAGCGTTCCCGCCCCCTCCTTCTCCTGGCGCGGCCTCGTCGAGGCCAAGGACCGCGAGATCGCGCGGCTGGAGAATGCCTATGTCGCCAATCTCGAGAAATCCTCGGTGGCGATCTTCCCGACGCGGGCCGAATTCGTCGGGGCGCACACGCTCCGGCTCGACGGCGGGCGCCTCGTCAGCGCGGCGAAGATCCTGATCGCCACCGGCGGCCAGCCCGTGCGGCCGCATGTGCCCGGTGCCGAACTGGCGCTCACCTCCAACGAGATCTTCGACCTGCCGGCCCTGCCGGAAACCATGATCATCGTCGGCGGCGGCTACATCGCGGTGGAGTTCGCCTGCCTTCTGCAGCGCCTCGGCGTGGGCGTCACGCTCATCTATCGCGGCGAGGCGATTTTGCGCGGCTTCGACGACGACGTCCGGCGCGTCCTCACCGAGGCGATGGGGACGGCGGGCGTCGAGGTCGTCACCCGGACGGATCTGGCGCGCATCGAGGCCACGCCGAACGGCCGCAAGGTCACGCTGACCGATGGCCGGGTCCGGGAGGCGGGCGCGGTGCTCGTCGCCACCGGCAGGCGGCCGAACACCGGCGGCCTCGGCCTGGATACCGTCGGCGTCGAGATCAATGCGGCGGGCGCGGTCGTGGTCGACGACCAGTCGCGCACCATGGCGCCGCTGATCTGGGCGGTGGGGGATGTCACCAACCGCATCAACCTCACGCCGGTCGCCATCCGCGAAGGCCACGCCTTCGCCGATACCGTGTTCGGCAACAAGCCGTGGATCGCCGACCACCGCCATGTTCCGAGCGCCGTGTTCTCGACGCCGGAGATCGGCACCGTCGGCCTTTCGGAAGAGGAGGCGCGCGCCGAGTGCGGTGCCGGCGTGTCGATCTACCAGACCTCCTTCCGGGCCATGAAGGCGACGCTTTCGGGCCGCACGGACCGCGTCTTCATGAAGCTCGTGGTCGACAAGGCGACGGACAAGGTGATCGGCGTTCACATCGTCGGGGAGGGGGCGGCGGAAATGGCGCAGCTTCTCGCCATCAGCGTCAGGATGGGGGCGACCAAGGCCGACTTCGATGCGACCATGCCGCTGCATCCCACCGCCGCCGAGGAACTCGTCACGCTTCGCACGCCCGTGCGGTGA
- a CDS encoding tetratricopeptide repeat protein, translating into MRRFRPAASGLLALCLVLTAGVAGAVNLTPPHGRHVPPLRLPPPVDPATLVTTCDSAAASPDDGQRTGPGVSTESLDANLALAQCGDAVRLYPTTARFHYQLGRARQKLGDYTGALESYRRAAELGSPIGAFSAAVMLRDGNGVVRDDDAAARLLAACADKGDPACLNALGYQYQQGLGVGRDPARAAALYRQAADGGLASAAVNLGFLYRDGEGVARDYAEAARLFRLAADKGDAVGSRNLALFYRDGLGVPKDEALAVTYFQQAADRGDEDALIKLAFAYISGSGVGRDAAKSFSYYQQAAGRGSSDGMAGLAYAYANGLGVAADGKMAAFWMLRALAAGNEYSFDQLANHWNAWNLDMRVATQAMLRDRGLYGGELNGTLNRETLAAIRRLAGR; encoded by the coding sequence ATGAGACGGTTTCGTCCGGCGGCTTCCGGCCTTCTCGCCCTTTGCCTGGTGCTGACGGCGGGTGTCGCCGGCGCCGTCAATCTGACCCCGCCGCATGGCAGGCACGTGCCGCCCCTGCGATTGCCGCCGCCGGTCGATCCCGCCACCCTCGTGACCACCTGCGACAGCGCGGCGGCGAGCCCGGATGACGGGCAGAGGACCGGGCCTGGCGTTTCGACGGAGAGCCTCGACGCCAACCTGGCGCTGGCGCAATGCGGCGACGCCGTCCGCCTCTACCCCACCACCGCCCGCTTCCATTACCAGCTCGGCCGGGCCCGGCAGAAACTCGGCGACTATACGGGCGCGCTCGAATCCTACCGCCGCGCCGCGGAACTCGGCAGCCCGATCGGCGCTTTCTCGGCCGCCGTCATGCTCCGCGACGGCAACGGCGTCGTCCGTGACGATGACGCTGCCGCCCGCCTGCTCGCCGCCTGCGCGGACAAGGGCGACCCCGCCTGCCTGAACGCCCTCGGCTATCAATATCAGCAGGGGCTGGGCGTCGGCCGCGACCCGGCGCGCGCGGCGGCGCTCTACCGGCAGGCGGCCGATGGCGGCCTCGCCTCCGCCGCCGTCAATCTCGGCTTTCTCTACCGCGACGGCGAGGGGGTTGCGAGGGACTATGCCGAGGCGGCCCGCCTGTTCCGGCTGGCGGCCGACAAGGGCGACGCCGTGGGCAGCCGCAACCTCGCCCTCTTCTACCGCGACGGCCTCGGCGTGCCCAAGGACGAGGCCCTGGCGGTCACCTATTTCCAGCAGGCGGCGGACCGTGGCGACGAGGATGCGCTGATCAAGCTCGCCTTCGCCTATATCAGCGGGTCGGGCGTCGGCAGGGACGCGGCTAAGTCCTTCTCCTACTATCAGCAGGCCGCCGGGCGCGGCAGTTCGGACGGCATGGCGGGGCTCGCCTATGCCTATGCCAACGGGCTGGGCGTGGCGGCGGACGGAAAGATGGCGGCGTTCTGGATGCTGCGGGCCCTGGCCGCCGGCAACGAGTACAGCTTCGACCAGCTCGCCAATCACTGGAACGCCTGGAACCTCGACATGCGCGTCGCCACCCAGGCGATGCTGCGCGACCGCGGCCTTTATGGCGGCGAGCTCAACGGCACGCTCAACCGCGAGACGCTGGCCGCGATCCGGCGGCTCGCCGGCCGGTAG
- a CDS encoding class II 3-deoxy-7-phosphoheptulonate synthase, translated as MSERWTPQSWRSKPIQQAPAFPDAKALADVEATLATFPPLVFAGEARKLKRELAKVADGKAFLLQGGDCAESFIEHGADNIRDFFRVFLQMAVVLTFAGSLPVVKVGRIAGQFAKPRSAPTEKVGDIELPVYRGDIVNGTEFTAETRIPDPRRQLEAYRQSAATLNLLRAFATGGYANLAHVHQWMLGFVKDSPQSHKYQALAGRISEALDFIRACGIDPEVHPEMRITDFYTSHEALLLGFEQAMTRIDSTSGDPYATSGHFIWIGDRTRQLDHAHVEFFRGVKNPIGLKCGPSLKPEELIRLIDVLNPENEAGRLTLIARFGHDKVGQHLPDLIRAVKREGRTVVWSCDPMHGNTVKAANGYKTRPFDAITREIKDFFAVHAAEGTYAGGLHLEMTGKNVTECTGGARAVSEADLADRYHTHCDPRLNAEQALEIAFMAAELVKKERSGQNAPGIIAAE; from the coding sequence ATGTCCGAGCGTTGGACCCCGCAAAGCTGGCGTTCGAAGCCGATCCAGCAGGCGCCCGCCTTTCCGGATGCCAAGGCGCTCGCCGACGTCGAGGCGACGCTCGCCACCTTTCCGCCGCTGGTCTTCGCCGGCGAGGCCCGCAAGCTCAAGCGCGAGCTCGCCAAGGTCGCGGACGGCAAGGCCTTCCTGCTCCAGGGCGGCGACTGCGCCGAAAGCTTCATCGAGCACGGCGCCGACAATATCCGCGACTTCTTCCGCGTCTTCCTGCAGATGGCGGTGGTGCTCACCTTCGCCGGTTCCCTGCCGGTGGTGAAGGTCGGGCGGATCGCCGGCCAGTTCGCCAAGCCGCGTTCCGCGCCGACGGAGAAGGTCGGCGACATCGAGCTGCCGGTCTATCGCGGCGATATCGTCAACGGCACGGAATTCACGGCCGAGACGCGCATTCCCGATCCGCGCCGCCAGCTCGAGGCCTATCGCCAGTCGGCCGCCACGCTCAATCTGCTCAGGGCGTTCGCGACGGGCGGCTATGCCAACCTCGCCCATGTGCATCAATGGATGCTGGGTTTCGTCAAGGATTCGCCCCAGAGCCACAAATACCAGGCGCTCGCCGGGCGCATCTCCGAGGCGCTCGACTTCATACGTGCCTGCGGCATCGATCCGGAAGTGCATCCGGAGATGCGCATCACCGATTTCTACACCAGCCATGAGGCGCTGCTGCTCGGCTTCGAACAGGCGATGACGCGCATCGATTCCACCTCGGGCGACCCCTACGCCACCTCCGGGCACTTCATCTGGATCGGAGACCGTACCCGCCAGCTCGACCATGCCCATGTCGAGTTCTTCCGCGGCGTCAAGAATCCGATCGGGCTCAAATGCGGCCCCTCGCTCAAGCCCGAAGAACTGATCAGGCTGATCGACGTGCTCAATCCCGAGAACGAGGCCGGCCGGCTGACGCTGATCGCCCGCTTCGGCCACGACAAGGTCGGCCAGCATCTGCCGGACCTCATCCGCGCGGTGAAGCGCGAGGGGCGCACGGTGGTGTGGTCCTGCGATCCCATGCACGGCAATACCGTCAAGGCCGCCAACGGCTACAAGACCCGGCCCTTCGACGCGATCACCCGCGAGATCAAGGACTTTTTCGCCGTCCATGCGGCCGAAGGCACCTATGCCGGCGGCCTGCACCTGGAGATGACGGGCAAGAACGTCACCGAATGCACCGGCGGCGCCCGTGCCGTCAGCGAGGCGGACCTCGCCGACCGCTACCACACCCATTGCGATCCCCGGCTCAATGCGGAGCAGGCGCTGGAAATCGCCTTCATGGCCGCCGAACTGGTGAAGAAGGAACGGTCCGGCCAGAACGCGCCGGGCATCATCGCCGCGGAATAG